The Elusimicrobiota bacterium genomic interval TACCAGGAAAAGAGAGAATGTTCCTCAATTGTTTAAAATGATCCTGTGAAGAAAGCCGTTATTATCATCCCCGTCCGATGGGCCTCCGGCCGCCTTCCCGGCAAGCCCTTGGCCGCCATCGCCGGAAAAACCATGCTCGAGCGCGTCTGGCATCTGGCCCGGGCCGTTAAAAACGCGTCCGGCGTTTGGATCGCCACGGACGATCAGCGAATTTTCGATCACGCCAAAAAAATCGGAGCTCAAGCGGTGATGACATCGGGCTCCTGCGCGAATGGGACGGAGCGCGTTTTTGACGCGGTTAAAAATTTGAAGCCGGAGGCCGGCGTCATCATCAACCTTCAGGGCGACGCGCCCTTGACTCCGCCCTGGATTATCGAAGCGTTAATCGACAAAATGATGAGCAATCCCTCCTGCGAAATCGCCACGCCCGCGGTGCGGTTGCCTGCCGACGTTTTTGAAAAATTCCGGGAAGCCTCAAAAAATGGGA includes:
- the kdsB gene encoding 3-deoxy-manno-octulosonate cytidylyltransferase; the protein is MKKAVIIIPVRWASGRLPGKPLAAIAGKTMLERVWHLARAVKNASGVWIATDDQRIFDHAKKIGAQAVMTSGSCANGTERVFDAVKNLKPEAGVIINLQGDAPLTPPWIIEALIDKMMSNPSCEIATPAVRLPADVFEKFREASKNGKAGGTTVTFDKRGRALYFSKSIIPYVRDPKSADLPVYKHLGIYAYTPDALKRWVALPPGVFELAEQLEQLRALEHGLPIDVVLVDTRGRTLWSVDNPSDIAMVEDIIKKEGELV